TAATATGGCAATAGAGTGATGCGGTATCATAGCTTTCATCCATAATACATCTCCAATAATTGGGGCTTGGGCTCTCACAAGACCTAATGCGCCAGCAAAAAGAATAATACTACCCAAGATGATTGCTATATTCTTCTTTTTGTTTTGGTACATATTTCGCATCGCCACAAACATTATGATGGCCATAGCTGCAATACCCAAACAACTCATATAAAACCGCGTGAGACTAAAATAAACGTGATCAATTTGATACGTGTTTAGGTACATTGTAATATACATTGCAACAAAGGATGCCGCCAGCATACCTACAAATTTTGTGTATTGATTCTTCTTTTTGTGTTGATTTGAATTTTCCATTTATGTTGATTTTAGTGTTACTTATTTTGTTTCTTTTTAAAAACTTTTCTAATGGTTGGCGATAAGGTTTACCAAAGTAAAAAACCGCTTAATACCGTAATTAACAGTAATAATGAGGCTCTTTGGCAATTTCCAATAATTCTAAAGTTTGAATGGATTGCAAATTTTTAAGTTGAGCAATCCCCATTAAGTTGTTAAAAGAAATCTGTTCAGGTTCATCTTTCTTAAAATGGTTTCCGTGAATTTCATCAATTTCCGTCCTACTGAAATACAAGCTACCAATAGTCCACATCAAAAATTGAATGCCAATAAAAAGGCCTAAATAGCGATGTGTTTTTCTTATTTTAAAAGCTGTCTTTCTTTTAATCATTTTAATTTACTTCAAATGGAAATTCAATAACGACCCTCTCCCAACTCAAACTCATTGTGCCTGATGCATCGGAAGTCTTTGTTATCTTATATTCTAAATGCTCCTGAACTTCTTCGGAAATTTTAGGGGTTACTTTAAATTGTAATACATTATCCTTCTCGTCATATTCATCTTTACCGTGTTGATCCCAATTGGTATTGAAAATGATTTTCCATTCTTCCTCATTAGGAATTACAAATAATCCGTATTTGCCAGCTTTCAATTCTTTTCCTTCAATGTTTAAATCTTTATTGGTTTCTATCCAAGTCGCCATATGTGCACCAGCTTGCCAAACTTGATCGTAAGCCAATAGACCTCCAAATATCATTCTATTCCTAACACCCGGTGATGAATAGTCGATGTGGATATGTGCGTCCCCTATCATCGCCATTGCAGACGTATGTGGGCTTAATACTTTCTTTGGTGGTTTCGAGGTCGTTTCAGCTTGAGGTTGTTCCGTAATTATTTCTTTTTTTTCTTGTTTACAGGACACGAAAAGAAAAGTGCATAACAATAGGCTAATAGGAATACGTAGTTTCATAAGGTTTTATCTTTAATATTTATTTTTTATTTCGTGACGGCGAATGAATTTTCATAATTTTAATTTTTCAGAATTTATTTGTCAACGTGAATTCTATTAATGTTTGCAATACCAAAAAGCTAAAGGAAACTTCTATCATTACCAATAGTTTGCCTGCAATGGTAATAAGCCTATAAGTACTACTTGAAAGTGAGAGATAAACTTTAATAAACCAACCAAAATGTTTACCCCTCAAAACCAAGCATTCTTCACTAAACTTCTCTTCATCATAAGTTTTTAAATACCTGACATAGGAAGAGAGACTTTATATTAAAGGATTTAATCTCTCTCCCATGTTCAGGCTGCTATTAACCAAA
Above is a window of Bizionia sp. M204 DNA encoding:
- a CDS encoding DUF305 domain-containing protein; protein product: MENSNQHKKKNQYTKFVGMLAASFVAMYITMYLNTYQIDHVYFSLTRFYMSCLGIAAMAIIMFVAMRNMYQNKKKNIAIILGSIILFAGALGLVRAQAPIIGDVLWMKAMIPHHSIAILTSKRADIQDPEVKKLADDIIKAQEKEIAEMKAMIKRLENNK
- a CDS encoding DUF2911 domain-containing protein, translating into MSCKQEKKEIITEQPQAETTSKPPKKVLSPHTSAMAMIGDAHIHIDYSSPGVRNRMIFGGLLAYDQVWQAGAHMATWIETNKDLNIEGKELKAGKYGLFVIPNEEEWKIIFNTNWDQHGKDEYDEKDNVLQFKVTPKISEEVQEHLEYKITKTSDASGTMSLSWERVVIEFPFEVN